One region of Mucilaginibacter sp. 14171R-50 genomic DNA includes:
- a CDS encoding TonB-dependent receptor — protein MKLKLVYCFILLFFQFAAFADVIDFKGKVVDAKTNEGLIGATVSIPDLHIAVATNVNGEFVIKSIPTKGRFVVQVQYLSYKTLTQTVDFSSTAPMIFALQPSVIESHEVVITGTPITAGSRSNSTSASVVSKEQLQGSSTNLIDALARQVPGVGQITTSQAISKPVIRGLSYNRVVTLNDGVKQQGQQWGDEHGIEMDQFSAGRVEVLRGAASLQYGSDALGGVINVIDPPTPAEGNIQGEFLTNYSSNNGLSNTSVMLSGNQNGFVWRGRGTYQNAYSFNTPAGRYINSGFNQTNVSGMFGLNKAWGYSHVNFSYFKNNIGFYDAEPGDPLYNNSTSRTLEYPRQDIRHYKIAVNNNFLFGSSSLKLDLGYQKNQRRELEDSPTPSLFFDMNTYSLDAKYYLPEGNGWHPVIGLSSSIGHSVNLGQELLIPAYDEYSNGAFIYAKKAWGRNTFSAGARFDYIKNKGKAQNDEDGNTIFTGFDNKFSNVSGALGYTHIFNEVLSFKANAGSAFRAPNPAELGSNGVHEGTSRYEIGNANLSPERSYQTDATLEYGSGVVTGSFGLYENYIRNYIYASNTNKEQVTVIDEQTGLPRDYDAYRYGQVNANLYGFEGNLTLHPVSFIHFENTFSYTRASNISFDRPLPLIPAGTLHNTLRFEPKIKGLKDFYLYAGIDNYFKQSRIDATFETPADGYTLLNAGVGATFNVGRQPLKLYVSGTNLTNKAYYDALSRLRPGRYSQEDPTYGVYNMGRNITFGVYIPFGTNK, from the coding sequence ATGAAACTTAAGCTTGTTTATTGCTTTATATTATTATTCTTTCAATTTGCTGCATTTGCCGATGTCATAGATTTTAAGGGTAAAGTTGTTGACGCCAAAACCAACGAAGGACTTATTGGCGCTACGGTCAGCATCCCCGACCTTCATATAGCTGTCGCCACTAATGTAAACGGCGAATTTGTTATTAAATCGATACCTACCAAAGGCCGCTTTGTGGTACAGGTACAATATCTTAGTTATAAAACATTAACGCAAACGGTCGATTTTTCGTCGACAGCACCTATGATATTCGCTTTGCAGCCCAGTGTAATCGAATCGCACGAGGTGGTTATAACCGGTACACCTATTACGGCCGGCAGCCGCAGCAACAGCACTTCGGCATCGGTAGTTAGTAAAGAACAGCTGCAGGGTTCGTCAACCAATTTAATTGACGCGCTGGCAAGGCAGGTGCCCGGAGTAGGCCAGATAACCACCAGTCAGGCCATATCCAAGCCCGTGATACGTGGTTTAAGCTATAACCGGGTAGTTACACTTAACGACGGTGTTAAGCAGCAGGGCCAGCAATGGGGCGATGAGCATGGCATAGAGATGGACCAGTTCTCGGCCGGGCGCGTAGAGGTTTTACGCGGCGCGGCATCGTTGCAGTATGGTTCAGACGCGCTGGGAGGCGTTATCAATGTTATCGACCCGCCAACACCGGCAGAAGGAAACATACAGGGCGAATTTTTGACCAATTACTCGAGTAATAATGGGTTAAGTAATACATCGGTAATGTTAAGTGGTAACCAAAATGGTTTTGTTTGGCGCGGCCGGGGCACTTATCAAAACGCTTACTCATTTAACACACCCGCCGGCCGCTATATTAACAGCGGGTTTAATCAAACCAATGTAAGCGGTATGTTCGGCCTCAACAAAGCCTGGGGCTATTCGCACGTAAACTTTTCTTATTTTAAAAATAATATCGGTTTTTATGATGCCGAGCCCGGCGATCCGTTATATAACAACAGCACCAGCCGCACTTTAGAGTACCCCCGCCAGGATATCCGTCATTATAAAATAGCGGTAAATAACAACTTCCTTTTCGGGTCGAGCTCATTAAAGTTAGACCTTGGCTATCAGAAAAATCAGCGCCGCGAGTTAGAAGACAGCCCTACACCTTCGTTGTTTTTTGACATGAACACCTACTCGCTGGACGCCAAATATTACCTGCCCGAGGGCAATGGGTGGCACCCGGTCATCGGCTTAAGCAGTAGCATTGGCCATAGCGTTAACCTGGGCCAGGAACTGCTGATACCAGCTTATGATGAATATAGCAACGGCGCCTTTATATATGCTAAAAAAGCGTGGGGGCGAAATACCTTTAGCGCAGGTGCAAGGTTCGACTATATTAAAAACAAAGGCAAGGCACAAAACGATGAGGACGGCAATACGATTTTTACAGGGTTTGATAATAAATTCTCTAACGTAAGCGGGGCCTTGGGATACACCCATATTTTTAATGAAGTATTAAGCTTTAAGGCCAATGCCGGTTCTGCATTTCGCGCGCCAAACCCTGCCGAGCTCGGCTCAAACGGCGTACATGAAGGGACAAGCCGTTACGAGATAGGCAACGCCAACCTTAGCCCCGAACGCAGCTACCAAACAGATGCGACTTTAGAGTATGGATCTGGTGTTGTAACGGGGAGCTTTGGGCTATACGAAAACTATATACGCAATTATATTTATGCATCAAACACTAATAAAGAGCAGGTAACAGTTATTGATGAACAAACCGGTTTACCAAGAGATTACGATGCCTACCGCTACGGCCAGGTAAATGCTAACCTGTATGGTTTTGAGGGTAATTTAACTTTACACCCGGTATCTTTTATCCACTTTGAAAACACCTTTAGCTATACCCGTGCAAGCAATATCAGTTTTGACAGGCCCTTGCCTTTAATACCGGCCGGCACTTTGCATAATACCCTGCGCTTTGAGCCTAAGATAAAAGGCTTAAAGGATTTTTATCTATATGCAGGCATTGATAACTATTTTAAGCAAAGCCGCATCGATGCCACTTTTGAAACACCTGCCGATGGCTACACTTTGTTAAATGCCGGCGTAGGTGCAACCTTTAATGTAGGCAGGCAACCGCTTAAACTTTATGTATCGGGCACCAACCTTACCAACAAGGCTTATTACGATGCCTTGAGCCGCTTAAGGCCGGGCAGATACAGCCAGGAAGACCCAACTTATGGTGTTTACAATATGGGCCGTAACATCACGTTTGGGGTATATATCCCATTCGGGACCAATAAATAA
- a CDS encoding peptidylprolyl isomerase, with protein MKKISILLVLLLTIATAFAKPPKNQYVRIKTSYGNVIIRLYNQTPLHRDNFIKLAKQGFYNGTLFHRVIQNFMIQGGDPDSRDTAKNKPGAELGNGDLKYTVPAEFRDSLFHKRGVLAAARDDNPAKASSACQFYIVEGKRWTAGKLDTLENTRLKGRKIPVWQRDIYTTVGGVPHLDQNYTVYGEVVSGIDMVDLIAAVKKDERDRPITDIPMTVEVLSKKECKQLDKLLWPDAK; from the coding sequence ATGAAAAAGATATCTATTCTGTTAGTATTATTGCTTACCATAGCTACTGCGTTTGCTAAACCGCCCAAAAACCAATACGTACGTATAAAAACCAGCTACGGCAATGTTATCATTCGCTTATATAATCAAACGCCTTTACACCGGGATAACTTTATAAAGCTTGCTAAGCAGGGCTTTTATAACGGCACGTTGTTTCACAGGGTGATACAAAACTTTATGATACAGGGCGGCGACCCCGATTCGCGTGATACCGCTAAAAACAAACCCGGCGCAGAGCTAGGCAACGGCGACCTTAAATATACCGTGCCAGCCGAGTTCAGGGATAGCCTGTTCCATAAACGCGGGGTGCTGGCCGCAGCGCGCGACGATAATCCCGCCAAAGCATCAAGCGCCTGCCAGTTTTATATTGTAGAAGGAAAGCGCTGGACAGCCGGTAAATTGGATACACTTGAAAATACCCGGCTAAAAGGGCGCAAAATACCCGTATGGCAGCGCGATATTTACACCACCGTTGGTGGCGTGCCACACCTTGACCAAAACTATACCGTTTATGGCGAAGTGGTAAGCGGTATTGATATGGTTGATCTGATTGCAGCTGTTAAAAAAGACGAACGCGACAGGCCAATAACCGATATCCCGATGACTGTTGAGGTACTAAGCAAAAAGGAGTGTAAGCAGTTGGATAAGCTGTTATGGCCAGACGCTAAATAA
- a CDS encoding exodeoxyribonuclease III: MKIITYNVNGIRSAINKNWLAWLQATDADVVCLQEIKATPDVIKELGLVDDMGYQHFWFPAEKKGYSGTAIFTKYLPNHIEYGCGIPDFDREGRCIRVDFDEVSVMSAYFPSGSSGDDRQIFKYRFLDEFGKYLTLLKVTHPNLVICGDYNICHRPIDIHNPKSNANSSGFLPEEREWMENFIESGFVDTFRHCNQEPHNYTWWSFRANARAKNLGWRIDYAMVSKELESNIKRCAILPEAKHSDHCPVLLELEF, from the coding sequence ATGAAGATAATTACCTACAACGTTAATGGCATCCGTTCGGCGATAAACAAAAACTGGCTGGCCTGGCTGCAGGCAACAGATGCCGATGTAGTTTGCCTGCAGGAAATTAAGGCTACACCCGATGTAATAAAAGAGCTTGGTCTGGTAGATGATATGGGATATCAGCACTTTTGGTTCCCGGCCGAAAAAAAAGGGTATAGCGGCACTGCCATTTTTACCAAATACTTGCCCAACCATATAGAATACGGATGCGGCATTCCTGATTTTGACCGCGAGGGCCGTTGTATCCGTGTAGACTTTGATGAGGTGTCGGTAATGAGCGCTTATTTCCCCTCCGGCTCAAGCGGGGATGATAGGCAGATATTTAAATATCGCTTTCTGGACGAGTTTGGCAAATATCTTACCCTGCTAAAGGTTACGCATCCAAATTTGGTTATCTGCGGCGATTATAATATTTGCCACCGGCCAATTGATATTCACAATCCAAAATCAAACGCCAACTCGTCCGGCTTTTTACCCGAAGAGCGCGAGTGGATGGAGAACTTTATTGAGTCGGGATTTGTAGACACCTTCAGACACTGTAACCAGGAGCCGCATAATTACACGTGGTGGAGCTTTCGAGCCAATGCCCGCGCCAAAAACCTGGGCTGGCGTATTGATTATGCCATGGTAAGTAAAGAACTGGAAAGTAACATTAAACGCTGCGCTATATTGCCCGAAGCGAAACACTCTGACCATTGCCCGGTATTGCTGGAACTCGAGTTTTAA
- the efp gene encoding elongation factor P → MAKASDVKNGNVLRFNGELVQVEEFLHRTPGNLRAFYQARMRNVKTGKLVEYRFRTDEEVDIARVETNDYQYLYEDGDSLVIMDNTTYDQHNVPKRLFGPAVKFLKEGMNVIVAFESDEPIMANIPGSAELEITYTEPAVKGDTSSGALKNATVETGAEIKVPLFINIGDRVKVDTATGAYVERVKG, encoded by the coding sequence ATGGCAAAAGCATCTGATGTAAAAAATGGTAATGTTCTTCGTTTTAACGGCGAACTGGTACAGGTAGAGGAGTTTTTACACCGCACCCCTGGTAACCTGCGTGCGTTTTACCAGGCCCGCATGCGTAATGTTAAAACGGGTAAATTGGTTGAATACCGTTTCCGTACGGATGAAGAGGTGGATATAGCACGTGTTGAAACCAACGATTACCAATATCTGTACGAAGATGGCGATTCGTTAGTGATAATGGATAATACAACTTACGATCAGCATAACGTGCCTAAAAGATTATTTGGGCCTGCCGTAAAATTCCTTAAAGAAGGCATGAACGTTATTGTAGCATTTGAGAGTGATGAGCCTATTATGGCAAACATCCCGGGTTCGGCGGAGTTGGAGATAACTTACACCGAGCCGGCTGTAAAAGGAGATACCTCAAGCGGTGCATTGAAAAACGCTACTGTTGAAACCGGTGCCGAAATTAAAGTGCCTTTGTTCATCAACATTGGCGACAGGGTAAAAGTAGATACCGCGACAGGCGCTTATGTTGAGCGTGTAAAAGGATAA
- a CDS encoding ABC transporter ATP-binding protein, with translation MNIILQNIGRRFNREWIFKGIDYTFEANGSYAILGPNGSGKSTLLQVLNGSLVPSAGTITYTDGSATVDAGDIFNHLSLAAPYLEVIEEFSLNEMIDFHFKFKKFRPGIDKSAVADILNLTGSRNKLVKYFSSGMKQRLKLALAFCADSPILMLDEPTSNLDAQGIDWYLNLAQKFSEDRLTIVCSNQEHEYSFCPNRLSISDYK, from the coding sequence ATGAACATTATCCTCCAAAATATTGGCCGTCGTTTTAACCGTGAATGGATATTCAAAGGAATAGATTATACTTTTGAAGCTAATGGCAGCTATGCCATTTTAGGACCAAACGGGTCAGGAAAATCCACTTTGCTGCAGGTGCTGAATGGTAGCCTGGTGCCATCTGCCGGAACGATCACATATACAGACGGTAGCGCAACTGTTGATGCCGGGGATATATTCAATCACCTGAGCCTTGCAGCGCCGTATCTTGAAGTTATCGAAGAATTTTCTTTGAACGAGATGATAGATTTTCATTTCAAGTTCAAAAAGTTCAGGCCCGGCATAGACAAAAGTGCCGTAGCCGATATCCTTAATTTAACAGGTAGCCGTAATAAATTGGTAAAATACTTTTCGTCGGGCATGAAACAACGGCTCAAATTGGCCCTTGCCTTTTGTGCCGATTCTCCAATACTGATGCTGGATGAGCCAACGTCTAACCTGGACGCCCAGGGGATAGACTGGTATTTAAACCTGGCGCAAAAATTCAGTGAAGACCGGCTGACGATAGTATGCTCTAACCAGGAGCACGAATATAGCTTTTGCCCAAACAGGCTTAGCATATCTGATTATAAATAG
- the lpxA gene encoding acyl-ACP--UDP-N-acetylglucosamine O-acyltransferase, whose amino-acid sequence MIQPLAYIHPQAKIADNVVIEPFVTIHKDVEIGEGSWVGSNSVIMDGARIGKNCRIFPGAVVSAPPQDLKYKGEPSTVTVGDNTVIRECVTLNRGTALDKNTTTIGTNCLLMAYTHVAHDCVIGDNVIIANGVQLAGHINVYDYAFIGGTSAVHQFVEIGAHSMISGGSLVRKDVPPFTKAGREPLSYIGINSVGLRRRGFSAETINEIQEIYRIIFLKKYNITKALDIIEAEFNPTIERDEIINFVQNSQRGIMKGFGSS is encoded by the coding sequence ATGATACAGCCCTTAGCATATATACATCCACAGGCAAAAATTGCCGATAACGTGGTAATTGAGCCATTTGTAACGATACATAAAGATGTAGAAATAGGCGAAGGCAGTTGGGTGGGCTCAAACTCGGTTATCATGGATGGGGCGCGAATAGGTAAAAATTGCCGCATATTCCCGGGAGCTGTAGTATCCGCGCCGCCGCAGGATCTTAAATACAAAGGCGAGCCAAGCACGGTTACTGTTGGCGATAACACGGTTATCCGCGAATGCGTAACCCTAAACCGCGGTACAGCGCTTGATAAAAACACAACTACCATTGGCACTAACTGCCTTTTAATGGCCTATACCCACGTAGCGCACGATTGTGTAATTGGCGATAATGTAATTATAGCTAACGGCGTGCAGCTTGCAGGCCATATCAATGTTTACGATTATGCTTTTATAGGGGGGACGTCGGCTGTGCACCAGTTTGTTGAAATAGGCGCCCATAGCATGATATCGGGGGGCTCGCTGGTGCGTAAAGATGTGCCGCCTTTCACCAAGGCAGGGCGCGAGCCCTTATCCTATATCGGTATTAATTCTGTAGGCCTGCGGCGGAGGGGCTTTTCAGCCGAAACAATTAACGAGATACAGGAGATATACCGGATCATCTTTCTGAAAAAATACAACATTACCAAAGCTTTGGATATCATCGAGGCCGAATTTAATCCTACCATCGAACGCGACGAGATCATCAATTTTGTACAAAATTCCCAACGCGGTATCATGAAGGGATTCGGAAGCAGTTAA
- a CDS encoding bifunctional UDP-3-O-[3-hydroxymyristoyl] N-acetylglucosamine deacetylase/3-hydroxyacyl-ACP dehydratase: MNVKQRTIKEPVSVSGTGLHTGQKVTMTFNPAPEKHGYKFRRVDLPGQPIIDADVDNVTDTSRGTTLTQNGASVSTIEHVLAALVGLEIDNVLIDMDGPETPIMDGSSIQFINAIEAAGFQEQEADREYYHIPYNIHYSEPDRKVDMVAMPLDDDYRFTCMVDYNSQVLGSQHATISTLAEFKKEIASSRTFCFLHELEMLVKHDLIKGGDLNNAIVVVDKEVDDEELSHLAKLFNRKDINVAPQGILNNIELRHQNEPARHKLLDMIGDLALVGVPLKGHIMAARPGHAANVAFAKKIKTLIKKERSRKHVKVYDPNMTPVYDTVQIMNILPHRPPMLLVDKILELTKTHVVGLKAVTMNEPFFVGHFPGAPVMPGVLQIEAMAQTGGILVLNTVPDPENWLTLFLKIENARFKDKVLPGDTLIFRCDLIAPIRRGIAQMKGIGMVGEKIVVEAELMAQIVKYK; encoded by the coding sequence ATGAACGTAAAACAAAGAACTATTAAGGAGCCCGTTTCAGTTTCGGGCACAGGTTTACACACCGGCCAAAAGGTTACTATGACCTTTAACCCGGCTCCCGAAAAACATGGCTATAAATTTCGCAGGGTAGACCTGCCCGGCCAGCCCATCATTGACGCCGATGTTGATAATGTTACCGATACATCAAGGGGTACAACGCTTACTCAAAACGGCGCCAGTGTAAGCACTATCGAGCATGTGCTGGCCGCGTTAGTGGGTTTAGAGATAGACAACGTGTTAATTGATATGGACGGGCCCGAAACCCCGATTATGGATGGCAGTTCTATACAATTTATTAATGCAATTGAAGCAGCTGGTTTTCAGGAGCAAGAGGCCGATAGGGAGTACTACCATATCCCATACAACATTCATTACTCCGAGCCCGACCGTAAGGTTGACATGGTTGCCATGCCGCTTGATGACGATTACCGCTTCACCTGCATGGTTGATTACAACTCGCAGGTATTGGGTAGTCAGCATGCAACTATCTCAACGCTTGCTGAGTTTAAAAAGGAGATTGCTTCAAGTCGTACTTTTTGCTTTTTACATGAGTTGGAAATGCTGGTAAAGCATGACCTGATAAAGGGTGGCGACCTTAACAACGCCATTGTGGTGGTTGATAAAGAAGTGGACGACGAAGAGCTTTCCCACCTGGCAAAATTGTTTAATCGTAAAGATATCAATGTTGCCCCGCAGGGGATTCTGAATAACATTGAGCTTAGGCACCAGAACGAGCCCGCACGCCACAAGCTGCTGGATATGATCGGCGACCTGGCGTTGGTAGGGGTTCCGCTTAAGGGGCACATTATGGCTGCCCGACCAGGGCACGCGGCAAACGTTGCCTTTGCAAAAAAAATAAAAACCCTGATCAAAAAGGAGCGTAGCCGCAAGCACGTAAAAGTGTACGACCCGAATATGACGCCGGTATACGATACCGTTCAGATCATGAACATATTACCGCACCGCCCGCCAATGTTATTAGTGGACAAGATTTTAGAGCTTACCAAAACGCATGTAGTTGGTTTAAAGGCGGTAACCATGAACGAGCCTTTTTTTGTAGGCCATTTCCCGGGCGCGCCTGTAATGCCGGGTGTTTTGCAGATAGAGGCGATGGCGCAAACGGGTGGAATCCTGGTATTGAACACCGTGCCCGATCCCGAAAATTGGTTAACGCTTTTCCTGAAAATAGAAAACGCCCGTTTTAAAGACAAGGTTTTACCTGGCGATACGTTAATATTCCGTTGCGATCTGATTGCGCCTATCCGCCGTGGCATTGCGCAAATGAAAGGGATTGGTATGGTTGGAGAAAAAATTGTTGTTGAAGCCGAGCTAATGGCACAAATAGTTAAATATAAATAA
- the lpxD gene encoding UDP-3-O-(3-hydroxymyristoyl)glucosamine N-acyltransferase has protein sequence MQFTAKDIAFMLNGTVEGDPLVAVNHLAKIEEGGVGSLSFLANPKYEQYLYTTNASVVIINNSQELTAPVNATLIRVENAYGAFTLLLEKYNTIKLNKTGIEQPCFIHPSAAIGTEPYIGAFAYISQDVAMGHNCKIYPGCYIADNVKLGSNVTLFPGVKIYFDCIIGNNVVIHSGAIIGSDGFGFSPNADGTYTKIAQIGNVIIEDNVEIGANATIDRATMGSTIIRSGVKVDNLVQIAHNVELGKNTVIAAQSGVAGSSKLAENVVLGGQVGVVGHISIAKGTQVQAQSGISRTITQEGGKWAGSPAISYANNMRSNVVISRLPELEKRVDQLEKIITELKNKDVD, from the coding sequence ATGCAATTTACCGCAAAGGATATAGCCTTTATGCTAAATGGAACAGTTGAAGGCGATCCGCTTGTGGCGGTTAACCACCTGGCCAAAATAGAAGAAGGCGGCGTAGGTTCCTTATCATTTTTGGCTAATCCTAAATATGAGCAGTACCTGTATACAACGAACGCATCCGTTGTGATTATAAATAATAGCCAGGAACTTACGGCGCCGGTAAATGCCACCCTGATACGGGTAGAGAATGCCTACGGAGCATTCACCTTACTGCTCGAGAAATACAACACCATTAAGCTAAATAAAACCGGGATAGAGCAGCCCTGCTTTATCCACCCGTCCGCAGCTATAGGTACAGAACCTTACATCGGTGCTTTTGCTTATATTAGCCAGGATGTAGCGATGGGTCATAACTGTAAAATATATCCCGGGTGCTATATTGCCGATAACGTAAAGTTGGGGAGTAATGTAACCTTGTTCCCCGGTGTAAAAATTTATTTCGACTGTATAATTGGCAATAATGTTGTTATACACTCCGGGGCGATTATTGGTAGTGATGGTTTCGGATTTTCGCCTAATGCCGATGGTACTTACACCAAAATTGCGCAGATAGGCAACGTTATTATTGAAGATAACGTTGAAATTGGGGCTAACGCTACTATAGACAGGGCCACAATGGGCTCAACCATTATTCGGAGCGGAGTAAAGGTTGATAACCTGGTACAAATAGCCCACAATGTAGAACTGGGGAAAAATACAGTTATAGCGGCGCAATCGGGTGTGGCTGGCAGCAGCAAGCTTGCCGAAAATGTAGTACTTGGCGGGCAGGTGGGCGTTGTAGGGCATATCAGCATAGCAAAGGGCACCCAAGTTCAGGCGCAATCGGGTATTAGCCGCACCATAACCCAGGAGGGGGGCAAATGGGCAGGTTCACCTGCAATTAGCTATGCAAATAATATGCGCTCAAATGTGGTTATAAGCAGGCTGCCCGAATTAGAGAAAAGAGTTGACCAACTGGAAAAGATAATTACAGAACTAAAGAATAAAGATGTTGATTAG
- a CDS encoding HD domain-containing protein, translated as MNKKKIINDPVYGFISIPTELVYDLIDHPYFQRLRYIKQLGMTHLVYPGALHTRFHHALGAMHLMSLAIETLCNKGAEISPDEKEGLTIAILLHDIGHGPFSHALEHTIVEGISHEDISILLMNKLNEEFGGRLSLAISIFKGEYHKHFLHQLVSSQLDMDRMDYLNRDSYFTGVSEGVISSDRIIKMLNIKDDSITVEEKGIYSIEKFLIARRLMYWQVYLHKTVIAAEQLLCKIFTRSRELALQGIHFPLTPALSYFLEGVITRDEFMASDLHLKTFALLDDTDVMAAVKIWAGSGDFVLATLCNKLINRGLYHVDITAEKPDEALVEQLTANAVEKYNISAHEASYFVFTDTIRNNAYNKGDGNIHILMKNGSIKDITLASDNSNLEALSKTVKKYILCYTKDLL; from the coding sequence TTGAATAAAAAGAAAATCATAAACGACCCGGTTTACGGCTTTATCAGCATTCCCACCGAACTGGTGTACGACCTGATAGACCACCCGTACTTTCAGCGTTTACGCTATATCAAGCAATTGGGAATGACGCACCTGGTATATCCGGGTGCGCTGCATACCCGCTTCCATCATGCTTTGGGCGCCATGCATCTGATGAGCCTGGCCATAGAAACACTTTGCAATAAAGGGGCTGAAATATCGCCCGACGAAAAGGAAGGCTTAACTATTGCCATTTTACTGCACGATATTGGGCACGGCCCCTTTTCGCATGCTTTAGAACATACTATTGTAGAAGGAATAAGCCACGAAGATATCTCTATACTGCTGATGAATAAGTTGAACGAGGAGTTTGGCGGAAGGCTGTCGTTGGCCATCAGTATATTTAAAGGCGAGTATCATAAGCACTTTTTGCATCAACTGGTATCGAGCCAGCTGGATATGGACAGAATGGATTACCTGAACCGCGACAGTTATTTTACAGGCGTATCTGAAGGGGTGATCAGTTCTGACCGGATCATAAAAATGCTGAATATTAAAGACGACAGTATAACGGTTGAAGAGAAAGGTATTTACTCGATAGAAAAATTTTTAATAGCCCGAAGGTTAATGTACTGGCAGGTTTACCTGCATAAAACCGTTATAGCTGCCGAACAGCTGCTTTGTAAGATTTTTACCCGAAGCCGCGAACTTGCTTTGCAGGGAATTCATTTTCCGTTAACCCCAGCCTTAAGTTATTTTTTAGAGGGCGTTATTACAAGGGATGAATTTATGGCAAGCGATCTGCATTTAAAAACCTTCGCCCTGCTGGATGATACCGATGTAATGGCTGCTGTAAAGATATGGGCGGGCAGTGGTGATTTTGTGTTGGCCACCCTTTGCAATAAGCTGATAAACCGGGGCTTATATCATGTGGATATTACCGCCGAAAAGCCCGACGAGGCCCTTGTTGAACAACTAACGGCTAATGCTGTAGAAAAATATAACATCAGCGCTCACGAGGCGTCGTATTTTGTATTTACCGACACTATACGCAACAATGCTTATAATAAAGGCGATGGTAACATTCATATATTAATGAAGAACGGTAGTATTAAGGATATTACACTGGCCAGCGATAATTCAAACCTGGAGGCTTTATCAAAAACTGTAAAAAAATATATACTTTGTTACACCAAAGACCTGTTATAG